A genomic region of Mesorhizobium sp. NZP2077 contains the following coding sequences:
- the fliF gene encoding flagellar basal-body MS-ring/collar protein FliF has product MPEQIQSIISNLRGFGVKRLAMLAGIAVLVMGVIGIASVYLNRPAYDTLYVGLDRSDVNQIGLVLGEAGIGFDVGADGTSVLVPAGTTAQARMLLAEKGLPTSANAGYELFDNVGAMGLTSFMQQITRVRALEGEIARTIQSISGIKAARVHIVMSERANFRRDEQQPSASVVIRYAGIDAEKSAMSIRHLVAAAVPGLSADKVTVLDSNGNLLAAGDDPSNTSAARTLGVEQTVEAQIGDNIRRALTAYLGPDNFRASVKAEVNTDTRQTEETIFDPNSRVERSVQSVRANENSNQKQASTPASVEQNLPETQATSTEGPQTSSANDRKEEITNYEINSKKIATVSNGYTVTKMSIAVVVNQDRLKAILGKDATPEQIAKRVAEIQKMVTSATGFDDKRGDMIDVSAVEFIDGLDGEAIPQAGMLDSIGQHAGTLINAGAFIVVVFLVAFFGLRPMAAALTAKATPALPGPNFDEVQRSLPTPEAAAAADAGAAMGALPNSRPGANALDDLRQKIRPAPQERLARMVDLNEERTAQILRKWAAQEVAA; this is encoded by the coding sequence GTGCCGGAACAGATCCAGAGCATCATCTCTAACCTCCGCGGTTTTGGTGTGAAGCGCCTCGCCATGCTGGCGGGCATCGCCGTTCTGGTGATGGGCGTCATCGGCATCGCCTCGGTCTACCTCAACCGCCCGGCCTACGACACGCTCTATGTCGGCCTTGATCGTTCCGACGTGAACCAGATCGGCCTGGTGCTGGGCGAGGCCGGCATCGGCTTCGACGTCGGCGCCGACGGAACCTCCGTGCTGGTGCCGGCCGGCACCACGGCGCAGGCGCGCATGCTGCTTGCCGAGAAGGGGCTGCCGACCAGCGCCAATGCCGGCTACGAACTGTTCGACAATGTCGGCGCGATGGGCCTGACCTCGTTCATGCAGCAGATTACGCGGGTGCGTGCACTGGAAGGCGAGATCGCCCGCACCATCCAGTCGATATCAGGCATCAAGGCGGCGCGCGTCCACATCGTCATGTCCGAGCGCGCCAATTTCCGCCGCGACGAGCAGCAGCCTTCCGCATCCGTCGTCATCCGCTATGCCGGCATCGACGCCGAGAAAAGCGCCATGTCGATCCGCCATCTCGTGGCCGCCGCCGTTCCCGGCCTGTCGGCCGACAAGGTGACCGTGCTTGATTCCAACGGCAATTTGCTGGCAGCCGGCGACGACCCGTCCAACACCAGTGCCGCCCGCACGCTCGGCGTCGAGCAGACCGTGGAAGCGCAGATCGGCGACAACATCCGCCGCGCGCTGACTGCCTATCTCGGCCCGGACAATTTCCGTGCCAGCGTCAAGGCCGAGGTCAACACCGACACCCGCCAGACCGAAGAAACGATCTTCGATCCGAATTCCCGCGTCGAACGCTCGGTGCAATCTGTGCGCGCCAATGAAAACAGCAACCAGAAGCAGGCTTCGACCCCGGCAAGCGTCGAGCAGAACCTGCCGGAGACCCAGGCGACCAGCACCGAGGGTCCGCAAACCTCTTCGGCAAATGACCGCAAGGAAGAGATCACCAATTACGAGATCAACTCCAAGAAGATCGCCACCGTCTCCAACGGCTACACCGTCACCAAGATGTCGATCGCCGTCGTCGTCAACCAGGATCGGCTGAAGGCGATCCTTGGCAAGGACGCCACCCCGGAGCAGATCGCCAAGCGCGTCGCCGAAATCCAGAAGATGGTGACCTCTGCCACTGGCTTCGACGACAAGCGCGGCGACATGATCGACGTCTCGGCGGTCGAATTCATCGACGGGCTGGATGGCGAGGCGATTCCGCAGGCGGGAATGCTGGATTCCATCGGCCAGCACGCTGGCACGCTGATCAACGCCGGCGCCTTCATCGTCGTCGTCTTCCTGGTCGCCTTCTTCGGCCTGCGGCCGATGGCGGCGGCGCTGACGGCGAAGGCAACGCCCGCTTTGCCGGGTCCCAATTTCGATGAAGTCCAGCGTTCGCTGCCGACACCGGAGGCAGCGGCTGCCGCCGATGCTGGTGCCGCCATGGGCGCCTTGCCCAACTCGCGGCCCGGCGCCAATGCGCTCGATGATCTTCGCCAGAAGATCAGGCCTGCGCCACAGGAACGGCTTGCCCGCATGGTCGACCTCAATGAGGAGCGCACCGCGCAGATCCTGCGCAAATGGGCGGCCCAGGAAGTCGCGGCGTAA
- a CDS encoding flagellin yields MASIMTNASALTALQSLSATQKNLDTTQARISTGYRVSQASDNAAYWSIATTMRSDNQAMSTVSDALGLGASKVDTAYTGMNSAIDTINQIKTKLLSSYGQTDASKEKTQVEIAALQAQLKSYADGATFSGTNMLSVSTASGTAADVKIVSAFNRDATGAASVSTIDVNVESIKLYDAGAAPTAKGILDTDRLGTTGAAVTTASTPTLGAAAAATDTYSVATLKIFGGGVAASDTQIAQQMNVVDAALKDMTTAATKLGAAKSSIDLQKTFTSSLMDSIDRGVGQLVDADMNKESTRLQALQVQQQLGVQALSIANGSSQSILSLFR; encoded by the coding sequence ATGGCCAGTATCATGACCAACGCCTCGGCGTTGACCGCTCTGCAGAGCTTGAGCGCCACCCAGAAGAACCTCGACACCACCCAGGCCCGCATCTCGACGGGCTATCGCGTTTCCCAGGCTTCCGACAACGCCGCTTACTGGTCGATCGCCACCACGATGCGCTCGGACAACCAGGCCATGTCGACCGTTTCGGACGCACTCGGCCTCGGTGCTTCGAAAGTCGACACCGCCTACACCGGCATGAACAGCGCGATCGACACCATCAACCAGATCAAGACCAAGCTGCTGTCGTCCTACGGTCAGACCGATGCCTCCAAGGAAAAGACCCAGGTGGAAATCGCTGCCCTCCAGGCGCAGTTGAAGTCCTATGCCGATGGCGCCACCTTCTCCGGCACCAACATGCTTTCGGTTTCCACTGCCTCGGGCACGGCTGCCGACGTGAAAATCGTTTCGGCCTTCAACCGTGACGCCACCGGCGCTGCTTCGGTCAGCACGATCGACGTCAATGTGGAAAGCATCAAGCTCTACGATGCCGGTGCCGCGCCGACCGCCAAGGGCATTCTTGACACAGACCGCCTCGGCACCACAGGGGCTGCGGTTACGACGGCCTCTACCCCAACGCTGGGCGCCGCTGCAGCTGCTACCGACACCTATTCGGTTGCCACGCTAAAAATCTTCGGGGGTGGCGTTGCCGCCAGCGATACTCAGATCGCGCAGCAGATGAACGTCGTCGACGCCGCACTCAAGGACATGACGACCGCCGCGACCAAGCTCGGCGCCGCCAAGAGCTCCATCGACCTGCAGAAGACCTTCACCTCGAGCCTGATGGACTCCATCGATCGCGGTGTCGGCCAGCTCGTTGATGCCGACATGAACAAGGAATCGACCCGCCTCCAGGCCCTGCAGGTTCAGCAGCAGCTCGGCGTCCAGGCGCTGTCGATCGCCAACGGCTCCTCGCAGTCGATCCTGTCGCTCTTCCGCTAA
- the fliP gene encoding flagellar type III secretion system pore protein FliP (The bacterial flagellar biogenesis protein FliP forms a type III secretion system (T3SS)-type pore required for flagellar assembly.) encodes MKKFLLAAALIGAATSIAAAQQLDLGGIGKADGTTVGYIIQMFGLLTVLSVAPGLLIMVTSFTRFVIAFSILRAGIGLQSTPANLILISLSLFMTFYVMAPTFDQAWNTGVKPLMDNQISQTEAFEKISDPFRTFMLHNVRDKDFDLFADLARERGQVVAKETVDLRILVPAFMISEIRRGFEIGFLIVLPFLVIDLIVATITMAMGMMMLPPTVVSLPFKILFFVLIDGWNLLVGSLVRSFN; translated from the coding sequence ATGAAGAAGTTCCTTCTCGCCGCGGCGCTGATCGGCGCCGCCACATCGATCGCGGCGGCGCAGCAGCTGGACCTCGGCGGCATCGGCAAGGCCGATGGCACCACCGTCGGCTACATCATCCAGATGTTCGGCCTGCTGACCGTGCTGTCGGTGGCGCCGGGGCTGCTGATCATGGTGACGAGCTTCACCCGCTTCGTCATCGCCTTCTCGATCCTGCGTGCCGGCATCGGCCTGCAGTCGACGCCGGCAAACCTCATCCTGATTTCGCTGTCGCTGTTCATGACGTTCTATGTCATGGCGCCGACCTTCGATCAGGCCTGGAACACCGGCGTCAAGCCGCTGATGGACAACCAGATCAGCCAGACCGAGGCTTTCGAGAAGATCTCCGATCCGTTCCGCACCTTCATGCTGCACAATGTGCGTGACAAGGACTTCGATCTCTTCGCAGACCTCGCCCGCGAGCGCGGCCAGGTCGTTGCCAAGGAGACGGTCGACCTGCGCATCCTGGTGCCGGCCTTCATGATCTCCGAGATCAGGCGCGGCTTCGAGATCGGCTTCCTGATCGTGCTGCCGTTCCTGGTCATCGACCTAATCGTCGCCACCATCACCATGGCGATGGGCATGATGATGCTGCCGCCGACCGTGGTGTCGCTGCCGTTCAAGATCCTGTTCTTCGTCCTGATCGACGGCTGGAATCTGCTCGTCGGCAGCCTGGTGCGCTCCTTCAACTGA
- a CDS encoding flagellar basal body-associated FliL family protein, which produces MANVEQLQPRKGPSLVVQGAMLLVVTAAAIGMGWMSGGYLKGVDAPSSVPVAPENEGKPVEPAAAHEPGAGPTVVALAPITTNIASPADTWIRMEVSVVYDAPQPPAMTEDIHQDLLAFVRTLKMHQIEGASGYQHLKADLEERASIRSQGHAKQVLIRTLLLE; this is translated from the coding sequence GTGGCCAATGTCGAACAGCTTCAGCCTCGCAAGGGTCCTTCCCTTGTCGTCCAGGGCGCCATGCTGCTGGTGGTGACGGCCGCCGCCATCGGCATGGGTTGGATGTCCGGCGGCTATCTCAAGGGCGTCGACGCACCGTCATCGGTGCCGGTTGCGCCTGAAAATGAGGGCAAGCCTGTCGAGCCCGCCGCCGCACATGAGCCTGGCGCAGGGCCGACCGTCGTCGCACTGGCGCCGATCACCACCAATATCGCCTCACCCGCCGACACCTGGATCAGGATGGAAGTATCCGTGGTCTACGACGCGCCGCAGCCGCCGGCGATGACGGAGGACATCCATCAGGACCTTCTGGCCTTCGTGCGCACGCTGAAGATGCATCAGATCGAGGGCGCCAGCGGTTACCAGCACCTGAAAGCCGATCTCGAGGAACGCGCCTCGATCCGCAGCCAAGGGCACGCCAAACAGGTTCTCATCAGGACATTGCTGCTCGAATGA
- a CDS encoding flagellin → MASIMTNAAALTALQSLNATNKSLQQTEARISTGYRVSEASDNAAYWSIATTMRSDNQALSTVQDALGLGASKVDTAYTGMNNALDTIGKIKTKLLSTIGQTAAAKAKTQTEITALQAQMKSFADAATFSGSNFLSVTSTQVAAPNDGVQPDAKIVSSFNRSSSGAISLGTIDINVESTKLFDSGLATDVKNQGTLDRQTSVYSTAAAQSLYDNAYATALAGGSTDIAANTAGQAAAGAAVPRIDNVSAYNLDITAPGVTDDIITQMVGKIDKVMSQLTDSATILGSAKSSIDLQKTFTQSLMDSIDRGVGQLVDADMNKESTRLQALQVQQQLGIQSLSIANSSSQSILSLFKNG, encoded by the coding sequence TTGGCGAGCATCATGACAAACGCTGCGGCGTTGACCGCACTTCAAAGCCTCAACGCCACCAACAAATCGCTTCAGCAGACAGAGGCTCGCATATCGACCGGCTACAGGGTCTCCGAGGCCTCCGACAACGCCGCCTACTGGTCGATCGCCACGACGATGCGCTCCGACAACCAGGCGCTGTCAACGGTGCAGGATGCGCTCGGCCTCGGCGCCTCGAAGGTCGACACCGCCTATACCGGCATGAACAATGCGCTGGATACGATCGGCAAGATCAAGACCAAGTTGCTCTCCACCATTGGCCAGACGGCTGCCGCCAAGGCAAAGACGCAGACCGAAATCACGGCACTGCAGGCGCAGATGAAGTCCTTCGCCGACGCCGCAACCTTCTCGGGTTCGAACTTCCTTTCGGTGACGTCAACGCAGGTTGCCGCCCCCAATGATGGCGTCCAGCCCGACGCCAAGATCGTCTCGTCCTTCAACCGCTCCTCGTCGGGCGCCATCTCGCTCGGAACGATCGACATCAATGTCGAGAGCACCAAGCTGTTCGATTCCGGCCTTGCCACGGACGTCAAGAACCAAGGCACGCTGGACCGCCAGACCTCAGTCTATTCCACAGCCGCCGCCCAGAGCCTGTACGACAACGCCTATGCCACCGCGCTCGCCGGCGGCTCCACGGACATTGCCGCCAACACCGCTGGCCAGGCCGCGGCGGGGGCGGCGGTGCCCAGGATCGACAACGTCTCAGCCTACAATCTCGACATCACCGCGCCCGGCGTGACCGACGACATCATCACCCAGATGGTTGGCAAGATCGACAAGGTCATGAGCCAGTTGACCGACTCAGCCACCATCCTCGGCTCGGCCAAGAGCTCGATCGACTTGCAGAAGACCTTCACGCAGAGCCTCATGGACTCCATCGACCGCGGTGTCGGCCAGCTCGTCGATGCCGACATGAACAAGGAATCGACCCGCCTGCAGGCGCTGCAGGTGCAGCAGCAGCTCGGCATCCAGTCGCTGTCGATCGCCAACAGCTCGTCGCAGTCGATCCTGTCGCTGTTCAAGAACGGCTAA